In the Nakamurella alba genome, one interval contains:
- a CDS encoding P-loop NTPase family protein, which produces MSIEHDVVSNPMARWAQADDEARPVAKLDRRRVVGDACESPSMMQTENVNGAGARRARISSGIVELDSLTGGGLRPGSVWMVVGPHGCERSMFAAQLAIDAARQHVAHGTGDASRPRRRHRWSDRADEGHQLQLQVQIEHSASGRG; this is translated from the coding sequence GTGAGCATCGAGCATGATGTTGTCTCCAACCCCATGGCGCGCTGGGCGCAGGCGGACGACGAAGCGAGGCCGGTCGCCAAACTCGATCGTCGCCGCGTTGTCGGGGATGCATGCGAGTCTCCGTCGATGATGCAGACCGAGAATGTGAACGGAGCCGGTGCGCGCCGAGCTCGCATCAGCAGCGGGATCGTCGAGTTGGACAGCCTGACCGGCGGTGGGCTACGGCCTGGCTCCGTCTGGATGGTTGTCGGTCCGCACGGCTGCGAAAGGTCCATGTTCGCCGCGCAGCTCGCCATCGATGCCGCGCGCCAACACGTCGCCCACGGAACTGGTGATGCTTCGCGGCCGCGTCGACGACACCGCTGGTCGGATCGCGCAGATGAAGGGCACCAATTACAGTTGCAAGTGCAGATCGAACACTCTGCATCTGGAAGGGGTTGA
- a CDS encoding helix-turn-helix domain-containing protein, with product MPSELSDLLRKILVAIAAGRTISVGPLQDELTTSAAAQMLGISRPTLMKLIRSNTIPAHKVGTHTRIRMADALAYRRDQLQAQEYAFAELRAMEDELGLT from the coding sequence ATGCCGTCCGAGTTGAGCGATCTGCTCCGGAAGATCCTGGTAGCAATCGCCGCCGGTCGGACGATCTCCGTCGGTCCGTTGCAGGACGAACTGACGACCAGCGCGGCGGCCCAGATGCTCGGCATCTCCAGACCGACCCTGATGAAGTTGATCAGGTCGAACACGATCCCGGCCCACAAAGTCGGCACGCACACCCGTATCCGTATGGCCGATGCTCTCGCGTATCGACGGGATCAGCTCCAGGCACAGGAGTACGCCTTCGCGGAGCTTCGCGCGATGGAGGACGAGCTCGGCCTGACCTGA
- a CDS encoding OB-fold nucleic acid binding domain-containing protein: protein MAAPPLPMSVPQLLDEPDLAHNLYVVVRGQVDRVQMRQNSRGERWCAAVIRDHSRTIDINTFPHSFARLPFLAGVGDEVQVIGHLLDNGTRFVMVQSWRIVHGTLAD, encoded by the coding sequence ATGGCAGCACCGCCACTGCCCATGTCCGTTCCCCAACTGCTCGACGAACCTGATCTGGCCCACAACCTGTACGTCGTCGTGAGGGGACAGGTCGATCGCGTTCAGATGCGACAGAATTCGCGAGGAGAGCGGTGGTGCGCGGCGGTCATCCGTGATCACTCCCGCACCATCGACATCAACACGTTCCCACACTCTTTCGCCCGGCTGCCGTTCCTGGCAGGAGTCGGGGACGAGGTGCAGGTCATCGGTCATCTGCTCGACAACGGAACACGCTTCGTCATGGTCCAGAGCTGGCGGATCGTGCACGGCACACTGGCCGATTGA